CTGGTAGTAGAAGTAAAAGAACTGGCAGTTACGCAGAGCGGCCAGGTAAAAGTGCAGTACTTAAGTGCCTACTACAAAAATCCGGAATTCCGGACCCGTAAAGGAGAAGCTTTATTGCGGGAAGTACAAGGTTTATTGGGTGATTACCTGCCTTTAAACGAAATTGAGTGGTATGAAACCAACGAAAGGCACGAAAACATAAAAAAATACTTAAATTCCGTTACCTTAACACATTACAACCTACTTTGACCTTAAACCTATGGAAGAAAACAATATATCAATCGCCGATAACAAGGAATTAGTCCAGCAAAAAGCCTTAGCGCTTTCGCAAACCATTGATCCTACTAAACCCGAAAGCCTGAGTAACTTTGGGGTAGAAACCCAACGCAAACTGGGTAATTACTCCAACGAGCTGCTTACCAAGGTAAAAGCCAAAGATTCCGGCGACGTAGGCGAAGCTATCAACGAGTTGTTGGGTCAAATTAACATGATTAAGGTAGACGAAACCGAGAAACCCGGTTTTTTCTCGCGTTTACCTTTTGTGAATAAAATTGCCGATAAAACCAAGAAAATAGCCAGCCAGTACAACTCCATCTCCGAAAACGTAGACGATGTAGTAGTAAAGCTGGAAAAAACCCGGCAGAGCGTACTCAAAGATTCTACCAGCCTGGAAGTAATGTTTAAGCAGGCCGTAGATTATATTTATGAAGTGCGGGCAGTGATTGCGGCTGGCCTCATGAAAATTGAAGAAATTGAAACCGAGCTGATCCCGAAGCTGCAAGCCGAGGTAGAAAACAGCAACCAGGACGAAATTGCCGTGCAGCGCCTCAGCGACATGATCGGGTTTAAAGAACGCCTGGAGAAGAAGGTACACGATTTCCGGTTATCACACACTATTGCCACGCAATCTATGCCGCAAATCCGGATGATTCAGACCACCAACGATGTGCTGGCGCAGAAAATCCAGAACTCGATTGTAACGGTTATACCGGTTTGGCGGCAGCAGGTAGCCATTGCGCTGGGCCTGGAAAAACAACGTAAAGCCCTGGAAATTCAGAAAAAAGTAACCGATACCACCAACGAAATGCTGTTGAAAAACGCGCAGCTTTTAAAAACCAACGTGGTAACGGCCGCCCAGGAAAATGAACGAGGCATTGTGGACGTAGAAACCCTGAAAAAAGTAAACCGCGACATGGTAGAAACATTGGATGCGGTTATTAAAATTTCGGAAGAAGGCAGCCGCAAAAGAACCGAAGCCGTGAAAGAATTAGCTGCCGTGCAGGAAGAACTAAACCGCAAAGTGATTGGCAGTTTCGGTAAATCGAAACAAATTGAAATAGAATAATGGCAACGGCACCCAAATACCGTGCTGAGGAAAAAGAGAATAGCGTCCTGACGGAAGAGCAGGACCTTATTCTGGATATGTACATTCAAAAATTAGATGCATATTTCGAAAGTTTAAAAGAATCGGAAAAAATACAGGTAGAAATCGAAACGCTGCATCTGAAAAGAATACTTACTAAATGATACAATTTATGCGGTCTCTTTTTAGCTGGGGAGATGCAACGGATAACCGGACCGTGGTGGGAGCACCAGTGGACGTAGATTTAAAAGCCGTAGCCCTAATTAAAAACTCCAACGACCGCTTAACCGAATTAAGCCAGTTAGTAAACCGCTATACCGGCACGCCGCACGAAGCTAAGCTGAAAGCCGTTCACGAAAAAACGAAAAAAATCCACGCGTACCTGGTAGAAAAGAAAAGGGTACATGAACTGGAAATTTTTCACCTGCAAAATACCGAGCATTTTATTAATACGTTCCGCATTATCCTGGAGGCTTACCAAAAGGAGCAGGAAGAAAGTAATAGCAGAGCCAACCGGTCTGCTAAACCGGGAGGCTTGCCCGAAAAATCAAAATTTATTAAAAACAAGCAAAACCAGGAAACTTACCGTAGTCTGGAATTGGTGAAACCGGTAGCCATGCCGGAATCTTTGTTTCAAAGCAACCGGTTGGCGCCGGTGCCGCAGTTAAACGTACCCAGTATTTCTATCAATACCTTTGCCACTATTACCTATTACAAAGAAGACGCCGACGAAAACCTGATTGCCCGCGAAATTGGCTTTACCTCCACCGACTTAGAAAAGGCCGCTTTTTTGCAGCACGTTACGGCTTGTTTGGGTATCCGGGGTATTGCGTACATGGGCAATGCTTTGGTTTCTATTGCAAATAACAATGGCTCGCAGCCTACCGGTTTAGTGCCTATCATTCATTGGGAAGGATTTTTGTACGCCCTTAACTTAAACGATTACCGCCTGTTCCCGGTCCAGATTAACCGGCGATAATGTCTGAATTTTAAAAATTTAAGCCGTTTTAACGCTTGTTTTAACATGCTCCTTCGGCTTTTCTTCTGGAAAGAATACGTAAAACGCAAATTTATAAATTCGGCTACCTGGCGGTGATTCAGTAAGTTATAGCTATCTTTAAACCAAATATAATGTTAAGAAAGTAGCATTTTAAAGCCCATTTACGTAAATTTAAACGAATATACCCACAGGGTTATCGCTTATTTAGGATCAACGCAATGAAACATACTTTTTTATTACTTTGCTTTTTAAGTTGGAGTTGGGCTGGTTTGGCTCAAACAACTAATGCGCAGCCCACCGAACTAAACAGTGCGCCTCCGGCAATAGAAACTCCGGTTATAACGCCGCCTGTTGTTACCAATGCTACTAAAGATTTATCCGTAAAGCCGGCCCGCAAAGTTTCTTATGGTTTATCTATGGGTACGCAGTATAGCCCACTGCTCGGCACCGCTACTTACCTGGAGCCCAGCGTGCTGGTACCCATTACCAAGCGGTTTAGCGGCTTTGCTTCCGTGAGTATGATTTCGGCTTTTAATACGTACCCCAACCGGTTCGGGCAAGATAATGCTGCTGCCCTGAATAATCGCTGGAGCCAGCATTACATCGTGCACGCTGGGGGCAATTACCTGGTAAACGACCGTTTAAATTTAACCGGTAGCGTTTGGCGCGATTTATCTAAAAACCCTGGCTTAAGACCGGTTAATTTGTTAATGCCCGGCGGCAGCAACGGCATGTCTATCCGGGCGAGCTACAAAGTAACCGATAACTTTTCGGTTTCGGGTGGTTTGCGTTACTCTAACGGCAATGCCTACCAAAACAGTTGGTATAATCCGGCTTCCTCGTTTGGTTATTAATAGTTTAGGTTAAGTCGCAACAAAAAGCCCGGTATTTTAAAATACCGGGCTTTTTGTTGTTAAAAAAAACATAGTAGCAGTTGTTTATGTATGGTTTCTATTCAAACGAATAGTCAGGTGGATACGTGTCGTACTTAAGTTGAATTTCCCGGAACGTATTCGGATCGAGCGGTTTTCCATCTGTAAAAGCCGTTTCCAATTCGTCATAGTAATTTTCAAAACCTCCGGGAGTATCAATTGCCAGTAATCTTACTGCCGAGTCGCTTTTGTTGGAAAAGGCATGGACAACGTATTTGGGAATAAAAATAAAGTCCCCTTTTACCAAAGTCATTTCTTTACCATTTACTTCAACGCTAAGTACTCCTTCCAAAACATACCAGGCATGTTCGTAATTCCGGTGTTTATGCGACGGAGGCCCGGGAAAGTTGGGAGGTAAATCATATTCGGTTATTGAAAACTTGTTATTAGTTCTCTCACTAAACAATTTTAAAAATAGCCTGGAGGTACCAACTTTTATTTCTCTACCCTCTCCGGAATTTAATATAAGTGCCTCGTTTATTTCCATCTTACTTTATTAATGCTTGAGCTTTAAATAATTGCTAACCGTTCGGGCGGGATTTTTTGCACTAAACTTGAAGTGAAGAACCAAAGCTTAAATATAGTAAAAAGCGTTAAACGAAGCACTTCGTACCGCCCGAACGCCAAGCCCTTGTTACCAGCCGTATTTCTGTTGGTTGTTCCCTTGTCTATTTTCTTTCTGCAGTGCCCTGTAAGTGGGCCGGATAGCGTTCGCCTACAATTTTGATGGTCGTTAATGCTTCATTTATTTTGTTCAATTCATCATTTGTCAATGAAACGTTGGTGGCACCAATGTTTTCTTGTAAGCGATGTAATTTTGATGTTCCCGGAATGGGTACAATAAAAGGTTTTTGAGCCAACAACCAACCTAAGGCAATTTGTGCTGGCGTAGCGTTTTTTTCTGCCGCAATGGAAGTTACTAAGTCCACCAAGGCTTGGTTTGCTTTTCGGTTTTCTTTACTGAAACGGGGCAACATATTTCTTGTATCCTCTTTATCCAATTCCACGTCGGCGTTGATTGTTGCGGTCAAAAATCCTTTACCCAACGGACTGAAAGGAATAAAACCAATTCCTGATTCTTCCAAGGTTGGAATAATTTCGTTTTCAGGCTCGCGGTAAAACATAGAGTATTCACTTTGCAAAGCCGTTACCGGGCAAACAGCGTGTGCTTTTCGGATGGTTTCGGCATTGGCTTCTGACAGTCCAAAATGTTTTACTTTTCCTTGTTGGATCAAATCTTTTACGGTTCCAGCAACGTCTTGCATAGGAACATGCGGGTCGGGCCGGTGTTGATAAAACAAATCAATTACGTCGGTTCTCAATCTTTTTAAAGATGCTTCGGCAACAGCTTTTATGGTTTCAGGCCGACTGTCTAAGCCGAACCGCACATTACCTTCTTTAAAACCAAACTTGGTAGCAATTACCACTTCTTTACGCAAGGGTTCAAGCGCTTCGCCAACTAAAAGTTCGTTTTCGCCATAACCTTGTGCCGTGTCAAAGAACGTAATGCCGTGTTCAACTGCCCCACGAATTAACTTTATGCTTTCTTCTTTTGTTGGGGCATTTGGAAAACTTAACCCCATACAACCAAAGCCCAATGCCGATACTTCTAATTCGCTTTTTCCTAATTTTCTCTTGTTCATTTTTCTTCATTTTAAGTTTAACAGCGTAAAGGTTGTTCAATAAAAAATGAAGGCATTTGCCATTTGGCAAAAAGTGATTTCAGCGGATATTTTTTCTTATTCTGCTTAAAGAAGATTGGGTGATTCCCAAATAAGAAGCAATGTAGGACAAAGGTACCCGGTTTATTAATGTCGGAAATTTTTGAATAAAATCAAGATAGCGTTCCGTTCCGTCTTGCGAAATTAATTCGCTTCTACGGGTTATTTTTTCGCTGTGGTATTTCGCTACTATTTTTTGTAGAATAGTATCCCAACCAATAATGGTTTCGGAGATTTCTTTCCAGTCTTTTTTTGAAAAAACAACCAGTTTGCAATCCGTAATGGCTGACAGGTATTCCGAAGGCGTATACAGTTCGTCGATCGTATTTCCCGATAAAATCAAATGGTTTTCGTCGATAAAGTAACGGGTAATTTCTTCGCCCTTGTTGTTATAATAAGAAACACGAAGAACACCATCAGTAAGAAAGCCAATTTGTTTAACTGTTTTTCCTGCTTCCCAATAAAAGTCGTCTGTGTGCAGTTCTATTTCCGTCGCCTTGCTTTTAATAAGGTCAATTTGCTGTTTGTTTAAATTGCCAAACTGTAAAATGTATTCTATAAATTTCTCCATTTGGCAAAGTTAGAAATCGTGGTCTGTTTGAGATTTGTCATTTGGCAAAAAGGGCCGGGCTTCTATGGTTTATCGGAAATGGCTGGAAACGTGTTCTGCTAGTATGAGCAACGCGTAGTCGAAGCATAAACTAGGGACTGTGTTGTATTTTGTCTTTTTTTATTCTTAAACCTGTAAAGACCGAAATGATTAAAAGCAATACTAAAGTTAATGATATGCCGAGTAACTAGTTTTTAGTATTACTTAGCTCTTCTATCGCATTATTCAATTCATTTATTTTTGCCTTTGCCACTCCTAAATCTCGTTCTGCTACGCTTTTTTCAATAATTAAAGTAGCTCTTTTTTCTGCACCATAGTCCTTGGTAAGTCGCCTAAGTTCTTCAATCTCACTTAAGTTAACTTCTTCCATTTGATTCTTTAAAAAGGTACCGGTGAACAGGCTATGTAGGAGTACCAAGCTGAGATTACTGCAAATACAAAAAGGCTACCATTGGTAAGGCAGCCTTTTTGTAAATTTTTAAAAAATTAGCCTAGCGGATAAACAAGCGGGTTTGTTTTTCCCCGGAAGCAGCGGTAGCGCGCAAAATGTAAACACCTGGATTTAAGTTTTTTTCCGGACTTATATCGGTACTGGCCGTACCTTCGTGGTTAGCAGTAATAAGTGCCGAGTAAATAGGTAAACCGGCTAAGTCGTATAAAGTAAGGGTAATTTCTTCGTGGGGGGTAAAGTTCTTCGCTTCCGCAAAAATAGCGTCTTCGGTAGTGGGGTTCGGATATACCTCCAGCGATTTTTCTTTTACCTCCGTAACTGCCGAGGCTACCATTTCTGTAGCCGCACTACTGCTGGTTTGGACGGGTTTTAACAAAGTTATCCGGGGCTTGCCGTTGCCGTTGCCATCGTAGTACTCCGATAAGTATATGTTGCCGGTTTTAGGATCTTCGGTTAAGTCCAGGGGGTTGGCAAATGGCCGCCGGAAACCCGGAACCTTGATACCTTCGGTTGCCTTTACTATATTTTTGCTGGTGCCGCCCGGTTCCAGTACCATAATGTCGTCGCCTCCGCTAAAGCGGCATACCAAGAGCCTGCCTTTAAGCTTGCCGCCAAAAGCATTGCTGCGGTATTCGATTACTCCATTCGGCGACATATTTAAACCAAAATCAAAAGCCCAGCCGCGGTAGTTCGGTTCTTTTTGCGTGCCTACCCGGTAACCAAAGGTTTGGCCATTGGCTTTCCAGACTACTTCGCCAGGATCGGTGCCCGAGGTGGGGTTGCCGCCGTTTAAAATGTATTCTTTTCGTAAAATATTCGGGTGGCCGTAATAACCGCCTTTTACTACCCGGAACAAATAATCGTTTTGGGTGTCGCGTACATTCGTAATAGCCGGAATAGTAGACCCGTTGTAAGTAGTGCCATCGGCCCGCTTGGCTCCCGATGCTAAAGCCGGAATATTACCACCCGCCGCCGAACCGTTGGCTGGTACGTATAGTTGGCCGTTGGTATGCCACACCAGGTCAAAAGCGTTACGGATGCCGGTAGCGTAAATAGTTAAAGCTGCACTGCTGGCGTAGGGGTTGTAATTGCCGCCATCCTGGGTTTTAACGTTTATAGGTAAGCTTTGCCGCTGCGCTTTGGCAATATCTAAGCGCAACAGGGAGCCCGATAACAACCTTTCGGGCCGGTTACCCCAGGCACCATCCGCTGCCCCCATGGCCGAATTGCTGCCCTGCGGAAAATAAAGGGCTTTGTCGGGCCCAAAAGCAAGGCTGTTGGTAGAATGGTCTTTGTACGAACGCGGCAAATTAATGACATAATCTTTTATCGAAATATTAGAGGGCTTATTGAGTACAATCCGGGAAATTTTGCCGGACCAATCGGGAGCATTCACAAAAAGCGGCGACGAATGGCTGATCCAGGCTACCAGATTGCTGCTGGTTGCGGCCGGATCGAAGCACAACCCAATTAACAAGCGCCGCGACGACCCAAAAGGAGAAATGGTAACGTGATTGGTAATGGTACCATCAGATTTTATATCCCAACGTTCAATTTTACCAGCCGAGGTAGTGGCGTACAGGCGATGATCCGGGCCTACCACCAGTGTTGTGAAACCATTGGCGCCAAACGAATTGGTAATCAGTGTTTTTTCGGTAAAAGCAATGCCTTCTGAACTGCCCGGGCTGGCGCCGCTGGTCGAGAATCGGGAAGTAAACGGAATAAAAGCGTTACCCTTATCATCTTTCACCTGGTCCGTAATATGAAATTCGTAAACCGTGTTTCGGGCCAATGTGGCGGATAAGGTAATGGCATCGCCGGCCGCTGAAGAGTTAACAGCTGTGCCACCCACCTGGGTTTTAGAACCGGTGCTGCTTATTTTAAATAATTTTACCGTGGCAGTATTTACGGTTTTTCCGTTGATGGCATTGCCGCCCGGATACTCTAAATCCACGGAAATAGATTTGTCCAGGGCCACGTTGGTGGCGCCATCGGCCGGGCGTACGGCGCTCGCATAAGGTCTTTTATTTACTACGCTACCACCGGGCTTAATTACTACCAGGTACGTGTTTTTAGAACCCACCGCCGGGCTGGCCAGGTTGCCCCCTAATTTAACGGTACCGACCGGATACCTTTTTTGGTAGACCTGTAAAAAGCTGATGCGGGGATCGTTAATACCAATCCGATCGGCGGTTTTTTCCCAAGTACTGAGCCAGGCCGGCAGTTTGGTGGCTAATGGATCGTAGGCTACGTAAACGGTAGCCGTTTTATTAACGGAAAAAGAAAGCACCGAAGTAGCCGTTACGTACTTATCATCGTTGGGGGTTTTTATAAACAAAGCATTGTTCAGGGTAGTGGGTACCGAAGTAATCTGGTAATTCCGGTCGGTATAAAAAACGGTGCCTTTGGTTAATTGGCCTAACTTGTAACTGTTGCCTGTAGTAGCTTTTACGTTAGTTACCAAAGAGCTGCTAGGTGGTGGAGTACTGCTTTTTATGGTAAAGTTTAGCGTTAAAGAAGTTCCGGCAGTACCGGTACCATCCTGGTTAGAATAAGGGGTAGCGGTTAAGGTGTATTTGCCCGGTTCGGGAGTCCAGGAGTAATAATTGCCTTCATTTTCGCCAAAAACCGCATATGGCGCTGTGCTTTCGACGTGCGTACGCGAAGCAGCCCCCGATAAAGTAAAGCGCACACTTCCTACTTCGGCCGGGGAGGTATTAGCCCGGATGTTTAGGTTATTGGTGGCCAAGGTAGCCAGGTCTATGGTAGCGTTGTTCGTAATTGTTCGGATGGTACTCTCGTTATCGGCATTGATTAGCGAGAAGCTGGTAATCTGATCCTCAGCTAAGGTTTTCGCCATTGATTTAAAAGAACTTTCTTTGTTAGGCGAAGGAGTTAATAGCGGAGCCGCATGTATATTGGTTTGACCAGTAAGTAAAACCAGAAAAAAGATAGCTGGTACGCGAAAGAAAATACGAAAGCAATAAAAAGTATAAAGTCTTTTCATCTTCTTAATTTTTACGGTTTAATCACAATCTTTAATAAACCCAATTCTAAAATTTTAAAAAATAAAGCAGGGGAATACCGCCGGCATAGCCGGTTTCGGCAAAAGGGTAGGTAATAATAAAAGGCGGTAGTTGGGTTAAGTGGTAATTCCGCATTTAATAAAAGGCGCAGTTTTACACCAGCTAGCTAAATTTTAAAAATTTAGAAGCAGTTTAGAAATACGGCTTGCGCCCGAAAAGCTAAAAAACAGAGCTTGAATTTTTTAAATTTAGAAAATACAGAGTGCGGAATGCTTAACCAGGAATATTGTATCTTAAGAATTAAGTACAACAGAATGGGGGATTGATATTTTTATTCATAACGGTAAAGCTTAATTTAAACGTAAGAATTACTCAAAATACTCTTCCCTAATAAGTTGGTTTAGCGCGTTATTTCAAAGTTTGTAATAGCACCACTTTCTTTGAAGTAGAAAAAGCAAACACAAACTTTAGGGTTGCCCGCGGCATTATTCCACAGCGCCTTCAGCAAATTTTAAGATCCGGAATGGGTTTGTAATTCCGGCAGATCAGGCAAAGGCAAATAAAATAAGACACCGACTTTTCTGGTTCTTTAAAATGGAAGTAATGAGAACCTGCCAGATTTTCTGATTTCTTGAAATCCGGAGTACCAGGAGGAGCAGCCAGAAGAATAAACTGTTTTAAACCACAGTTTTACCAGGGAGCATTTAATAGCTTAGATAATAGAATTAATTTACTAAAAACGTAATCTGTTAATTGCGCTTATTGTTTGGTTCATATTTCTGTAAAAAGATGCGTACAGAAAATAGTAACCGCCAGGTTAACATTATACTAGCCTTAAGGGTAATTATTCCGGAAAAATAAAGTCTGCAAAGCTGAATCAACAACTGCAATATAATATAAAATTATTTTGATTATACAAAAATTAATTTAAATTTTTATATAAATCAAGCTGGTAATTTTTACGCATCCTGGTTAATACTGGTTTGGTATTTTATGCAAATGCTATATCGATTTTTTAGTTCTGGTTTACTTTACAATAAGACTTAACCAAGATTGTCTTTTTTTTTAAATTTATTTATTTTGGTTTTGTTATAAGTGGTTGTTTGTGAATGAGTTTATGCTAAATCCAAGGCGATAATTTCGTGGGCAGCTAATTGATTTACCTGTAAGCTCACCACATTATTTTTAAATTTATACCCAGGTTTTTGCCCGCTCAAAAGCAACTTTACTCCTGCTAATTTTTTATTTTCCGGAACCCTGATTTTTACCTGTGCATTTACCGGTATCAGCTCTCGGAAGGGTGCTTTGAGCATCATGGGGTTGGTAAGGTTTACTAAATGCACGGTCATAGAGCTTTTTTGCTGCCAGGTAGTTACATCAATAATGCCCGGGCCCTTTACTTCCACCAGAGGTTCTTCGTTTAATGCCCACCGGAACGTATTACGCAGCAATTTGCCGTGGTCGGAGCTCAGGTATTGCCAAAAGGTCCGGTCGATGTCGCCGGGAAAGTAGGCTACGCGGCCTTGGCCTATTTCGCGCAGGTACAGTTCGCGGGTATCGGTATCGGGTTGGCGGGGGTACAAGTCTTCCATGGGCAAATCGGGGTAGGTGGGAACTAATGTAACCGGACTCGGGAAGGTAGTTTTGGGGTTTACCTGTACCTGGTGCGTTCCGTTTATAATTTGGTAGGCATCTTCCAAGTCTTTTAAAACCGGGTGAAACTTACCAGTGGTGGCATCGCTTTTTAAACGCAGGTAGCTGTTTTTCATGGGTCCTTCTACTTTTTTAGCGTAGCTGACCCCAAATACATCGGCCAGGCCAAAATCCGGTTGTTCTTTGCCCGTTTCGTCGTAGAGCGAAGTTTCGTAAGTAGCTATCAGGCTGCCGCCATTGTTTACAAATTGTCGCAATTGGTCGCATTGCTTTTTTGATAAAAACGCGATGTTAGACAGAATTAGTAATTTAAATGGTTTTAACGTGGCAGCATCCAGTAATTGGTCATTCACCATTTCAAAAGGCAGACGGTCTTCGATGAGCGCGTGGTAAATACCATTGCCATGATCGGCAAAGTTTTTCTGCCAGGCTTTTTCGCCGTAATTCTTAGAAGTTTGCTCGGAATATACCACGCCCACGCGAGCCAGTGGAGCGGTGTTGCGCAGGTATTTTTCGCTTTTGTAATAACCCTGGTATAATTGCTCTACCGTAGTAAGCCAGCGTTTATCATGTACTTCGCCGCCGAATTTTACAAAACACGGCAGTAAACCATTAGCCGTACCTTCCGATACCCAAATTTTTATTTCGTTGTTATCTTGCACCGAAGCTTTCCAGCGATATTGTTCTTCGATGCCCACGCCAAAAATACCTACCTGGTGTTTCATGCCCATGGTGGCCCGCAACTCTTTAGCGTGTTTGCCATTCGACCACGGCGGAATGGAGCCGGTGCGCTGCTGCTGGTCGGCGAAAAAGAAATCGGATTGTTTACCGGTAGCCAGCTTATCCGGGAAGCCATTCGGAATAAAACGGGAGGTGGGTTTTTGTTTCCGGATTTCGCTGTCCCATAAAAACCAGAGTTCCCGTAAGCGTTCAGTACGCCAGGTAATGTATTTGCGGTAAGCCGGACTGTTTTTGTCGCCGGGAGCCATGGCGGTGCTATTATTTACCGCAATGGTAGGAGGGAGGTCGTAGCCCGAGTATGCCTTAAAGCTGGGTTTGCAGTGCTCGCAGTAGCATATGCCGTGGCCCGACCAGCGATTCGAGAAAATAGCGTCGGGTTGGTAGCGGGTCATTATCTCCTGGTTTACCTGCTTCATAAAGTCAAAATTATAAGGCCCGAGAGCGCAGGTTACCCATAAGTCCGGGTTGGCCCAGTGCCGCCGTTTTTCACCGTTCTCGTTCGTATGAATCCAGTCGGGGTGGGTTTCATATACTTTTTGCCGGGCGGCATGTGGGTCGGTGCGCAAAATAATCGACATGTTCATTTTGCGGCAGCCCTCTACCATGTATCCGAGCATGTCTTTATCTTTCAGCCAAGCGCTCCGGTAATGCAGCGGAATTTGAGTCGGGTAAAAAGCTACGCTGCCGCCGGCGCTTAACAAAACCCCATCCAGGTGCAATTTTTTAAAATAAGCCAGCCAAAAATCCGGATCGTATTTCTCCGGGTCGGTTTCCACGAAGGCAATCTGGGCCCAACGCATGGAGCGGTCGAACCAGGGCAATTCTTTCGGCTGCATTATTTCGGCCAGGGCGGCTTTACTGGCTAAAGCGTAAGCGCCGCCCACAACGGCAGTGGTTTTAATAAAACTTCTTCGGTGCATAAAGGGCAAACTATTTGGCAAAAGACTATTTCGCACCCTAAGTATACACTATAGCGGGCAATAAAAATACTTTTCGCCGGTATAATCCCGCTCTAAATTTTTTGCAGGTATAGAACGCTGAATTTTTACGGCAATCTATCTATTTTTAGAACCGTACAAGCTTGGAGGGAAAAGGGTGAGTAGACAAATGCGAAGCCCACCAAAATTTTAAAAAATTAAAAAATTACAACAATGCAATACCGGAAATTAGGAAATAATGAGCAGCTATCGGCCATTGGGCTGGGTTGCATGAGTATGAGCCACGCGTACGGGGTGCCCGACGATGTAGAGTCCGTTGCCACGCTGCACCACGCCCTGGACTTAGGTATTAACTTTTGGGATACCGCCGATGTGTACGGCAGCGGTAAAAACGAGGAATTAATCTCGAAGGTGTTGGTCCCTAACCGGGATAAGATTTTTATTGCCACCAAGTTTGGTTTTACCCAGGATGCCAGCGGCAATATGATTTTTAACGGTTCACCGGCATACATGCGGCATGCCGTAGAAGCCAGTTTAAAACGATTAAAAATCGATACCATTGACTTGTACTACGCCCACCGCATCGACCCGAACGTGCCCGTGGAAGAGATGGTAGGCGCTATGGCCGAACTGGTAAAAGAAGGCAAGGTGCGTTATTTAGGTTTATCCGAAGCATCGGTAAGTTCAATCAAAAAAGCCCACGCGGTACACCCGATCAGTGCCGTGCAAAGCGAATATTCTTTGCTAACCCGCGACGTAGAGAATAATGTATTACCCGCCTGTAAAGAGTTAGGGATCACCTTTGTGCCTTTTAGCCCACTGGCCCGGGGTTTAATGACAAATACCTTAAACTTAAGCGAATTACCCGATACGGACTTCCGTAAAAAGCTGCCGCGCTACCAGCAAGAGTACCAGGACAACAACCAAAAACTAGCCGCTGCCTTCGCCGATTTAGCTTACCAGATTGGTTGCTCCCCCGCGCAATTGGCTCTAGCCTGGGTACTGGCGCAAGGCGAAAACATTATCCCCATACCGGGCACCAAAAAACGCGGCAAACTAACCGACAACGCCGGCAGCGTTGACGTAAAATTAACCAATCAA
The sequence above is a segment of the Adhaeribacter swui genome. Coding sequences within it:
- a CDS encoding Ig-like domain-containing protein, giving the protein MKRLYTFYCFRIFFRVPAIFFLVLLTGQTNIHAAPLLTPSPNKESSFKSMAKTLAEDQITSFSLINADNESTIRTITNNATIDLATLATNNLNIRANTSPAEVGSVRFTLSGAASRTHVESTAPYAVFGENEGNYYSWTPEPGKYTLTATPYSNQDGTGTAGTSLTLNFTIKSSTPPPSSSLVTNVKATTGNSYKLGQLTKGTVFYTDRNYQITSVPTTLNNALFIKTPNDDKYVTATSVLSFSVNKTATVYVAYDPLATKLPAWLSTWEKTADRIGINDPRISFLQVYQKRYPVGTVKLGGNLASPAVGSKNTYLVVIKPGGSVVNKRPYASAVRPADGATNVALDKSISVDLEYPGGNAINGKTVNTATVKLFKISSTGSKTQVGGTAVNSSAAGDAITLSATLARNTVYEFHITDQVKDDKGNAFIPFTSRFSTSGASPGSSEGIAFTEKTLITNSFGANGFTTLVVGPDHRLYATTSAGKIERWDIKSDGTITNHVTISPFGSSRRLLIGLCFDPAATSSNLVAWISHSSPLFVNAPDWSGKISRIVLNKPSNISIKDYVINLPRSYKDHSTNSLAFGPDKALYFPQGSNSAMGAADGAWGNRPERLLSGSLLRLDIAKAQRQSLPINVKTQDGGNYNPYASSAALTIYATGIRNAFDLVWHTNGQLYVPANGSAAGGNIPALASGAKRADGTTYNGSTIPAITNVRDTQNDYLFRVVKGGYYGHPNILRKEYILNGGNPTSGTDPGEVVWKANGQTFGYRVGTQKEPNYRGWAFDFGLNMSPNGVIEYRSNAFGGKLKGRLLVCRFSGGDDIMVLEPGGTSKNIVKATEGIKVPGFRRPFANPLDLTEDPKTGNIYLSEYYDGNGNGKPRITLLKPVQTSSSAATEMVASAVTEVKEKSLEVYPNPTTEDAIFAEAKNFTPHEEITLTLYDLAGLPIYSALITANHEGTASTDISPEKNLNPGVYILRATAASGEKQTRLFIR
- a CDS encoding cupin domain-containing protein; translation: MEINEALILNSGEGREIKVGTSRLFLKLFSERTNNKFSITEYDLPPNFPGPPSHKHRNYEHAWYVLEGVLSVEVNGKEMTLVKGDFIFIPKYVVHAFSNKSDSAVRLLAIDTPGGFENYYDELETAFTDGKPLDPNTFREIQLKYDTYPPDYSFE
- a CDS encoding Crp/Fnr family transcriptional regulator, which translates into the protein MEKFIEYILQFGNLNKQQIDLIKSKATEIELHTDDFYWEAGKTVKQIGFLTDGVLRVSYYNNKGEEITRYFIDENHLILSGNTIDELYTPSEYLSAITDCKLVVFSKKDWKEISETIIGWDTILQKIVAKYHSEKITRRSELISQDGTERYLDFIQKFPTLINRVPLSYIASYLGITQSSLSRIRKNIR
- a CDS encoding toxic anion resistance protein, which encodes MEENNISIADNKELVQQKALALSQTIDPTKPESLSNFGVETQRKLGNYSNELLTKVKAKDSGDVGEAINELLGQINMIKVDETEKPGFFSRLPFVNKIADKTKKIASQYNSISENVDDVVVKLEKTRQSVLKDSTSLEVMFKQAVDYIYEVRAVIAAGLMKIEEIETELIPKLQAEVENSNQDEIAVQRLSDMIGFKERLEKKVHDFRLSHTIATQSMPQIRMIQTTNDVLAQKIQNSIVTVIPVWRQQVAIALGLEKQRKALEIQKKVTDTTNEMLLKNAQLLKTNVVTAAQENERGIVDVETLKKVNRDMVETLDAVIKISEEGSRKRTEAVKELAAVQEELNRKVIGSFGKSKQIEIE
- a CDS encoding porin family protein, which translates into the protein MKHTFLLLCFLSWSWAGLAQTTNAQPTELNSAPPAIETPVITPPVVTNATKDLSVKPARKVSYGLSMGTQYSPLLGTATYLEPSVLVPITKRFSGFASVSMISAFNTYPNRFGQDNAAALNNRWSQHYIVHAGGNYLVNDRLNLTGSVWRDLSKNPGLRPVNLLMPGGSNGMSIRASYKVTDNFSVSGGLRYSNGNAYQNSWYNPASSFGY
- a CDS encoding aldo/keto reductase, translating into MNKRKLGKSELEVSALGFGCMGLSFPNAPTKEESIKLIRGAVEHGITFFDTAQGYGENELLVGEALEPLRKEVVIATKFGFKEGNVRFGLDSRPETIKAVAEASLKRLRTDVIDLFYQHRPDPHVPMQDVAGTVKDLIQQGKVKHFGLSEANAETIRKAHAVCPVTALQSEYSMFYREPENEIIPTLEESGIGFIPFSPLGKGFLTATINADVELDKEDTRNMLPRFSKENRKANQALVDLVTSIAAEKNATPAQIALGWLLAQKPFIVPIPGTSKLHRLQENIGATNVSLTNDELNKINEALTTIKIVGERYPAHLQGTAERK